The Phragmites australis chromosome 13, lpPhrAust1.1, whole genome shotgun sequence DNA window TTTTAGACTTTTGTGGGGATGATTTCTTCGCAAGCCCATGTAACAAAGATAGGGTAGAGTAATCTAGCCCATCTAACCCGTTGGACCGGATTGAGGCCCAATCTAGTGCGAAGAGTCAGGCCGGTCCGGTCCAGGTCGGTCCGGTCTGAACACAAACCAACCGGTCTGCAGCGCACGCGTCGACCTATCTCTATTTCTTTTCCCCAAAGGAGTCCAAGACTCCAAGTCGAGAcgcctctcccctcccctcccctccgcaGCCGCAGCCATGGCATCCGCCGAAACCCTAGCCCGCTCCCCATCGCGCGAGCCCTCCTCCGAGCCAccccgcgccgcctcctccgagCCCCCGCGCGAGGCCTCCTCGGAGCCCCACCACAACGGCGATGGCCCCGGCGCGGGCACCGGGgactcctcctcccgccgccgccgccgcagccgctggGAGCAGTCCAACGACGACTCCGCCGCCAACTCCGGCGGCGAGGGCGGGACCGGGGGCCGGAAGCGCAAGACGCGGtgggccgaggaggagccccGCCCCACCATCGCGCTACCGGACTTCATGAAGGACTTCGCCGCCGAGATGGACCCCGAGGTGCACGCCCTCAACGCGCGCCTCCTCGAGATCTCGCGCCTCCTCCAGTCGGGCCTGCCCCTCGACGACCGCCCTGAGGGCGCGCGCTCGCCCTCGCCCGAGCCCGTCTACGACAACCTCGGCATCCGCATCAACACCCGCGAGTACCGCGCCAGGGAGCGCCTCAACCGCGAGAGGCAGGAGATCATCTCCCAGCTCATCCGCCGCAACCCCGCCTTCAAGCCCCCTTCCGATTACCGCCCACCCAAGCTCCAGAAGAAGCTCTACATTCCCATGAAGGAGTTCCCCGGGTACAACTTTATCGGTCTCATCATCGGCCCTCGTGGGAACACGCAGAAGCGGATGGAGAAGGAGACTGGTGCTAAGATCGTCATCCGGGGGAAGGGCAGTGTTAAGGAAGGGAAGCTGCTGCAGAAGAGGGACCTTAAGCCGGATCCCAGCGAGAACGAGGACCTCCACGTGCTAGTTGAGGCCGAGACTCAGGAGGCTCTGGATGCCGCAGCTGGCATGGTGGAGAAGCTGCTCACCCCGGTGGATGAGGTACTGAACGAGCACAAGCGGCAGCAGCTGAGGGAGCTCGCCGCGCTCAATGGGACGATTAGGGACGATGAGTATTGTAGGACATGCGGAGAGCCTGGTCACCGGCAGTATGCGTGCCCCAACAAGGGGACCACATTTAAGAGCGACGTGCATTGCAATATCTGTGGGGACGGTGGGCACCCGACGATTGATTGTCCAATGAAGGGCACGGCTGGCAAGAAGATGGATGATGAGTACCAGAACTTCCTGGCTGAGCTTGGTGGTGGGAGTGCACCTGAGTCGATGACAAAATCTAGTGGTCCGATGTTGGCTCTTACAGGAAGCGGTGGTAGCGGTGGTTCTACCACTGGTAGTGGGAATAACCCTCCTTGGTCTGCTGGTGGCAGTGTGGCTCCCACTTGGGCAAACGGGATCAAGAAAGAGTATGATGAGACAAATCTGTATATCGGATACTTGCCACCTACAATGGATGATGAGGGGCTGATCAGTTTGTTTTCGCACTATGGGAATATTGCCATGGCAAAGGTGATCAAGGATCGAAATACAGGGCAGAGCAAAGGATATGGATTTGTCAAGTATGATGATGTCTCACAAGCTAATGCAGCGATTGCTGCGATGAACGGTCACCATCTTGAAGGGAGAATTATTGCAGTTAGAGTTGCGGGCAAGCCACCGCAGCCAGCTGTTCCAACTGGTCCACCGGCCGCTCCATTGCCACCGTCATATCCTCATATGGTTCCTGCTTCTGGTGGATACTCCTCGCAGCCCTACATGggggcaccaccaccaccgccagcaCCTCCAGGGAGTTATGCTCCAGTGCCTTGGGGGCAGCCACCTCAATATGCTTCATATCCTCCGCCACCACCTGGCTCCAGCATGTATAACTCTGCACCTCCTCCGCCAGGCCAGACTGCCCCACCTCCATATGGTGTGCAGTACCCACCACCACCAGCTCTGGTCCCTCCACCAGGCACTGCTCCATCAAGTGATGGAGCACAGAACTACCCTCCGGGTGTAACACCACCTAGTTCTGGTGCTCCCACTCAACCTGTATCGGCTCCAGTATATGGATCCTCTGGTGCACCAAATGTGCCACCTATGTACCCTCCACCACCTTATAGTTATGCTCCATATTATCCTGTAGTGACACCACTtcagccaccgccgccaccgccaccaccaccagctaGTGTTGATCCATCTCAGAGTATTGCAACTGCACCATGGGCCACCCACaatgcaccgccgccgccaccaccaccagctaGTGTTGATCCAGCTCAAAGTATTGCAACTGCACCATGGGCCACCCACaatgcaccgccgccgccaccacctttGTCCTCCACCACCGACCAGCCTACTGCTACCTATGGTGCTGATGCAGAGTATGACAAGTTTATGTCAGAGATGAAGTGATGTGAGCCAAACTGGGGTAACTCTTCCAACAGAGGCAAAGGTAACTTAACATGATCCTTTTTTGTTCCTCTATTAATTGCATGTGGTACCAATGGGGTCTTGGAAGATAATCTTGAGGAACATGACTTACTGAACTTTCACTTGGAAACTCATGTTTCAGTTATTTCATGTCTTTCAATATACTATTACTGCATAAACTTGGCCATTTGAACTTTGTGTGCTAATTGGTTGTTAATAGTTTCATGCGATCCAATCTTTGGTGTGACTTGACCTGAATGT harbors:
- the LOC133889284 gene encoding splicing factor-like protein 1: MASAETLARSPSREPSSEPPRAASSEPPREASSEPHHNGDGPGAGTGDSSSRRRRRSRWEQSNDDSAANSGGEGGTGGRKRKTRWAEEEPRPTIALPDFMKDFAAEMDPEVHALNARLLEISRLLQSGLPLDDRPEGARSPSPEPVYDNLGIRINTREYRARERLNRERQEIISQLIRRNPAFKPPSDYRPPKLQKKLYIPMKEFPGYNFIGLIIGPRGNTQKRMEKETGAKIVIRGKGSVKEGKLLQKRDLKPDPSENEDLHVLVEAETQEALDAAAGMVEKLLTPVDEVLNEHKRQQLRELAALNGTIRDDEYCRTCGEPGHRQYACPNKGTTFKSDVHCNICGDGGHPTIDCPMKGTAGKKMDDEYQNFLAELGGGSAPESMTKSSGPMLALTGSGGSGGSTTGSGNNPPWSAGGSVAPTWANGIKKEYDETNLYIGYLPPTMDDEGLISLFSHYGNIAMAKVIKDRNTGQSKGYGFVKYDDVSQANAAIAAMNGHHLEGRIIAVRVAGKPPQPAVPTGPPAAPLPPSYPHMVPASGGYSSQPYMGAPPPPPAPPGSYAPVPWGQPPQYASYPPPPPGSSMYNSAPPPPGQTAPPPYGVQYPPPPALVPPPGTAPSSDGAQNYPPGVTPPSSGAPTQPVSAPVYGSSGAPNVPPMYPPPPYSYAPYYPVVTPLQPPPPPPPPPASVDPSQSIATAPWATHNAPPPPPPPASVDPAQSIATAPWATHNAPPPPPPLSSTTDQPTATYGADAEYDKFMSEMK